Proteins encoded together in one Ciona intestinalis chromosome 3, KH, whole genome shotgun sequence window:
- the LOC100185844 gene encoding monoacylglycerol lipase ABHD2-like, translating into MLPVIAIGTVILLFVFIKFLRIHDETTRPKLHHSGSGFIKKVISKCPSLTEIYQPPSLWGKCGHIQTAIYGKIGRIDCPQPNGKRHSITLATKETITFDVFQPVNGHHSSGECTILVCPGICNSSEKKYVRTFIHYAVNMGFRVAVLNHIGALPNVRLTSPKIFTYGETKYFDCMVQCVTSRYPTSRYVIVGFSMGANIVVRYLAEDRSRQLPIVCAVSWCQGYDGLRSTHALSSGFGRFYNYMVTMNFKKILKPHWNELFKVPTNNNDTKLSYDEKKVESATTLAEIEDGLLRHFDGFKSHVDYKALCGCAHMIDNIHIPILLLNSEDDPLIISDVHDIPISYSRKSEKGLFAAMQHGGHLGFYKGRWYKPDATTLLESITMEYIEAVLGHI; encoded by the exons ATGCTGCCTGTCATTGCTATTGGCACTGTGATTTTGTTattcgtttttattaaatttttacgaATTCATGATGAGACAACACGACCAAAGCTGCATCACTCCGGATCTGGTTTTATAAAG AAAGTTATTTCAAAATGTCCTTCACTGACTGAAATCTACCAACCCCCATCTTTATGGGGCAAATGCGGACACATCCAAACTGCCATATATGGTAAAATTGGACGAATTGACTGCCCTCAGCCAAACGGAAAACGTCATTCAATTACATTGGcaacaaaagaaacaataaCATTTGATGTTTTCCAACCAGTTAACGGTCACCATTCTTcag GTGAATGCACAATACTGGTGTGTCCCGGTATTTGCAATTCCTCGGAAAAGAAATATGTTCGAACTTTTATTCACTATGCAGTTAACATGGGATTTCGTGTAGCAGTTTTAAACCACATTGGAGCTCTGCCTAATGTCCGATTGACATCTCCAAAGATATTTACATATG GTGAAACAAAGTATTTCGATTGCATGGTACAATGCGTGACAAGCAGATATCCAACTTCGCGTTATGTGATCGTTGGTTTCAGCATGGGAGCAAATATTGTGGTTAGATATTTGGCCGAAGACAGATCCAGGCAACTTCCTATTGTGTGTGCTGTGAGTTGGTGTCAAGGGTATGATGGATTAAg ATCAACCCACGCTCTTTCATCTGGATTTGGACGTTTCTACAACTACATGGTGACGATGAATTTCAAGAAAATTCTAAAACCTCACTG GAACGAACTGTTTAAAGTCCCCACCAACAACAATGACACCAAATTAAGTTACGACGAGAAAAAAGTTGAATCGGCAACGACTTTAGCTGAAATTGAGGATGGGTTACTCAG GCATTTTGACGGCTTTAAGAGCCATGTTGACTACAAAGCACTGTGTGGCTGCGCTCACATGATCGACAAT ATACACATTCCTATACTTCTGCTAAACTCTGAGGACGACCCTTTAATAATAAGTGACGTGCATGACATCCCTATTTCTTACAGCA gaAAATCTGAGAAAGGGCTGTTCGCCGCCATGCAACATGGTGGTCACTTAGGTTTCTACAAAGGCAGGTGGTATAAACCAGATGCTACCACTCTACTTGAGTCTATAACCATGGAATACATTGAAGCTGTATTAGGCCATATTTAA
- the LOC100175640 gene encoding E3 ubiquitin-protein ligase TRIM71, with the protein MAGPFNHINHTSSLLGESIKDVSVTRGSPLSPISSVNSMLSNSIGDMTSSGFNNSSNNLTLPSVDGQFSSFLIGNILEAMSLHDDIKETENHSCSCGDGVAASSYCRDCKDYLCQRCVSAHYRVRLTKDHIIVKAEQKENNVEQHRQMPYLLSPPCENQNYCTSHTNEVLRLFCDSCSVAICNQCTVFQHSGHNFQYLKDAVEDSKTATISLLSDAKNDLRSLEKSILDIQLLIDRVIGRSKLVVTDVHSMTHKHMMALEQRERDLIEKIEKIKLAKCQILTSQIDRLQQSASSLKTTIEDVKETLDSGEALEILKAKQKMETGLLNISRFCVTTIPHDDDVIMFVQPEPGLLHAFTSLGNVKSSVSAQHSLLSKDGGPSNTVLCGTNASFTIHARDHAGAPRHIGGDVFEILIRRPDSSTFRADVLDSGEGRYRFCFPAVQEGKYSVSAWCRGLPVCDSPFNLLVKRNINYSSRAAAGTPVLTFGKEGSKDGELCRPWGICCDSQGHLIVADRSNNRLQIFNYDGSFHHKFGTSGSRPGQFDRPAGVTVNKQGQIVVADKDNHRIQIFCFDGTFVGMFGERGSKSGQFNYPWDVAVNSVGMIAVTDTRNHRIQLFSPDGTFLHKYGFEGALWKHFDSPRGVAFSHDRIIVTDFNNHRLVIIEPDLQSARYLGSEGNQALQFLRPQGVAIDEEGNIVVADSRNHRIQVFTPTGGLIAVFGGASTTNGSALMDRPSGVTVTPHGHIAVVDFGNNRVIVF; encoded by the exons ATGGCCGGTCCTTTTAATCACATTAATCACACAAGCTCACTGCTTGGTGAAAGTATCAAAGACGTTTCTGTTACAAGAGGAAGCCCTTTGTCCCCCATCTCCTCAGTAAACAGTATGCTCAGCAATAGCATTGGCGACATGACTTCCAGCGGGTTCAACAATTCTTCAAACAATCTTACCCTGCCTTCTGTTGATGGCCAGTTCTCATCTTTTTTAATTGGCAACATACTCGAAGCTATGTCACTGCACGATGATATTAAAGAAACGGAAAATCACTCGTGTAGTTGTGGTGATGGGGTGGCAGCTAGCTCCTACTGTCGTGACTGTAAGGACTACTTGTGCCAGCGCTGTGTTTCTGCTCACTATCGCGTTCGATTGACGAAGGACCACATTATagtaaaa GCAGAGCAGAAAGAAAACAATGTTGAACAGCATCGTCAAATGCCCTATCTACTTTCCCCTCCATGCGAAAATCAAAACTATTGTACTTCTCATACAAACGAAGTTTTGCGTTTATTTTGTGACTCTTGTTCTGTG GCAATTTGCAACCAATGCACTGTATTTCAGCATAGCGGACATAACTTCCAATACCTCAAGGATGCAGTGGAAGACAGTAAAACTGCAACAATTTCTCTTTTATCTGATGCTAA aaATGACTTGAGAAGTTTGGAAAAAAGCATCTTGGATATTCAGCTTCTAATTGATCGTGTGATTGGTCGAAGCAAATTAGTCGTCACAGACGTTCATTCAATGACACACAAACACATGATGGCGCTAGAGCAGAGGGAGCGAGATCTTAttgaaaaaattgaaaaaattaaattg GCAAAATGCCAGATCCTCACTTCACAGATAGACCGCCTTCAACAGTCAGCAAGCAGCTTGAAAACAACAATTGAAGATGTGAAGGAGACACTCGATTCTGGGGAAGCTCTCGAAATTCTCAAAG CCAAGCAAAAGATGGAGACCGGTTTACTTAACATATCAAGGTTCTGTGTTACCACCATCCCCCATGacgatgatgtcattatgttCGTTCAACCGGAACCAGGATTACTGCATGCCTTCACATCACTTGGTAACGTGAAGAGCTCTGTATCCGCCCAACACTCATTACTCTCAAAAGATGGTGGTCCTTCTAACACAGTACTATGCGGGACAAATGCATCGTTTACAATACATGCACG GGACCATGCAGGAGCCCCGAGACATATTGGTGGTGACGTTTTTGAGATTCTCATTCGTCGCCCTGACAGCTCAACGTTTCGTGCCGATGTGTTAGATTCTGGGGAGGGAAGGTATCGTTTCTGCTTTCCTGCTGTCCAAGAGGGCAAATACTCGGTGTCTGCTTGGTGCCGTGGCCTGCCAGTATGTGACAGCCCCTTCAATCTACTTGTCAAGCGAAATATCAATTACTCATCAAGGGCGGCTGCAGGCACCCCTGTACTTACGTTTGGCAAGGAAGGCTCAAAAGATGGTGAACTCTGCAGACCGTGGGGAATATGCTGCGATTCGCAG gGCCACCTTATTGTTGCCGATCGTAGCAACAACCGATTACAGATCTTCAACTACGATGGAAGTTTTCACCATAAGTTTGGAACTTCGGGGTCGCGACCCGGTCAATTTGATCGACCTGCAGGGGTCACCGTGAACAAGCAAGGTCAAATTGTAGTTGCGGACAAAGACAACCATCGAATCCAG ATCTTCTGTTTCGATGGCACTTTCGTGGGCATGTTTGGAGAGCGAGGTTCTAAGAGTGGACAGTTTAATTATCCATGGGACGTGGCTGTCAACTCAGTTGGTATGATTGCAGTCACCGACACCAGGAACCACAGAATTCAACTGTTCTCTCCAGACGGAACGTTCTTGCACAAATATGGGTTTGAGG GTGCGTTATGGAAACACTTTGATTCACCACGAGGTGTCGCTTTTTCCCATGATCGCATCATTGTCACTGACTTCAACAACCATAGACTGGTCATAATTGAACCAGATCTACAGTCAGCCAGGTACTTGGGCTCAGAAGGCAACCAGGCTCTGCAATTCCTAAGACCACAg GGAGTTGCCATTGATGAAGAAGGCAACATAGTAGTTGCTGATTCCCGTAACCATCGTATTCAAGTCTTCACTCCAACTGGTGGTTTGATTGCTGTTTTTGGTGGAGCCAGTACAACTAATGGATCCGCTCTTATGGATCGTCCTTCTGGTGTAACAGTGACACCTCATGGCCATATTGCTGTCGTTGATTTTGGAAACAACCGCGTCATCGTCTTCTAA
- the LOC100177966 gene encoding apoptosis-inducing factor 2 isoform X1 gives MGAGSSVTPRDDMHLVIVGGGYAGSYFAVQMIKSGLCKVTLIDGRDAMFHSVGALRTVVDEDYFKYLFIPYDKMLGDSFTQGEVSDLDTASKTLTLKDGKTVTYTHLVIATGSSSSAFPSKMAVDTSVEEAKKLYSEYRKEVVAAKRVLMVGGGAVGVELAGEIKTEFPDKEVTIVSSSDFLVTTRTKPAFQKNIMDCLVKKNITVIMNDRVSNLDDLTLNKHVEGQVVKTTGGKELTADLVVPCTGITVNNQFFKQALAGALTESGTLEVNEYFQVKGHKEIYAMGDVTNVNEEKMAYTAKIHADLIKSNLLAEASDQTRKPYPGARVAMVVPVGRTGGAGQFMGMQLGDFAVKMFKAEDLFAKSIWSDLGMKLPQ, from the exons GTAGTTCGGTAACGCCCCGAGATGATATGCACCTTGTGATTGTGGGCGGTGGTTATGCAGGGAGCTATTTCGCCGTGCAAATGATCAAAAGCGGGTTGTGTAAAGTGACGTTAATAGACGGAAGGGATGCAATGTTTCATAGCGTTGGTGCATTACGAACAGTCGTTGACGAAG ATTACTTCAAATATTTGTTCATTCCGTACGATAAAATGTTGGGTGATTCATTCACACAGGGTGAGGTGTCAGACTTGGACACAGCGTCAAAAACGCTAACGTTAAAAGATGGGAAGACG GTCACCTACACACATCTAGTGATAGCGACGGGCAGTAGTTCGTCAGCCTTTCCATCTAAAATGGCAGTGGATACTTCTGTAGAAGAGGCAAAGAAGTTATACAGCGAATACCGCAAAGAG GTGGTCGCTGCCAAGCGTGTATTAATGGTTGGAGGTGGAGCGGTCGGTGTCGAGCTAGCCGGAGAAATTAAAACGGAATTTCCAGACAAAGAG GTCACTATTGTTTCTTCCAGCGATTTTCTTGTCACCACACGAACAAAGCCCGCGTTTCAAAAGAACATAATGGATTGCCTGGTAAAAAAGAACATAACTGTCATAATGA ACGACCGAGTGTCGAATCTCGACGacttaacattaaacaaacacgTGGAAGGACAAGTGGTTAAGACAACTGGTGGCAAGGAGTTGACAGCTGATCTTGTAGTACCTTGTACTGGAATTACAGTAAACAACCAATTCTTCAAACAAGCGCTTG CCGGTGCATTAACGGAAAGCGGTACGTTGGAAGTGAATGAATATTTCCAGGTCAAAGGTCATAAAGAAATCTATGCAATGGGTGACGTCACGAACgtaaatgaagaaaaaatgGCGTACACTGCAAAAATCCACGCAGATCTTATTAAATCAAACCTGCTGGCAGAGGCAAGCGATCAAACAAGAAAGCCATATCCAGGAG CTCGTGTCGCAATGGTGGTCCCCGTTGGTAGAACCGGTGGTGCTGGTCAGTTTATGGGAATGCAACTTGGCGACTTCGCCgtgaaaatgtttaaagcaGAAGATTTGTTTGCTAAGTCGATTTGGAGTGACCTTGGAATGAAGCTACCTCAGTAG